In Fibrobacterota bacterium, the genomic stretch CGATGGCCAATTCGAAGATTTGCTTCTGATAGGCATGGATGGCTTGCGCTTTCCTTTCTCCCCCCGCGGTAAGATGGGCTTCGGCAAGCTTGAGGCGGCCCGAACCGGCCTTCTTCACCAGCCCGAGTTCGAGAAGCAAATCGAGCGAGGCTTGCGCCTCGTCCGTGGATATGGGAGGACAAACGCTTTTGGCCAGTCGTGCGGGAATGGCGCGTCCCTCATGCGCTTCCAAGAGCAAGCGAACCACCGGGGTCCACCAGTGACGGTAGAACAGCAATTCGCGCTCTTCCAACGCCTTGCGGGGGACATCTTGCAATAGGCGCGCCCGCTCGAGGATTTCCATGCGCGCCTTCGCGCCGCGCTCTCTCGCATAGGCGGTCAGTAGGAGGAAATATTCCGCTTCGCGGTTGCCCA encodes the following:
- a CDS encoding TIGR02147 family protein; the protein is MRPVFEYMDYRKYLKDAFEERKLADARLSYRNLADSLGLDGSNLHKILQGRSQLPARCQSRVLKFLGLGNREAEYFLLLTAYARERGAKARMEILERARLLQDVPRKALEERELLFYRHWWTPVVRLLLEAHEGRAIPARLAKSVCPPISTDEAQASLDLLLELGLVKKAGSGRLKLAEAHLTAGGERKAQAIHAYQKQIFELAIASLQRFSKDERDVSTVTFSVDDKAYQAILDILRECRRQVQKHADSIGQPTRVMQLAMAFFPISGSPKERL